The proteins below come from a single Triticum aestivum cultivar Chinese Spring chromosome 5D, IWGSC CS RefSeq v2.1, whole genome shotgun sequence genomic window:
- the LOC123124990 gene encoding uncharacterized protein: MEAAKERREQQERKAAGAGEGADSVQLPTETSPYVQYKKDDGLEDYKMRAYGAQGHLPVSDVPHSSGTDAPTIPGTALPTEHLNLHGRQQPQRGAQGGGAGVRRTDDDEAGTDTINRHGVP, from the coding sequence ATGGAGGCGGCGAAGGAGAGGCGGGAGCAGCAGGAGCGGAAGGCCGCCGGCGCAGGCGAGGGAGCCGACTCGGTGCAGCTGCCGACGGAGACGAGCCCGTACGTGCAGTACAAAAAGGACGACGGCCTGGAGGACTACAAGATGCGGGCCTACGGCGCGCAGGGCCACCTCCCCGTCTCCGACGTCCCCCATAGCTCCGGCACCGACGCGCCCACCATCCCCGGCACCGCGCTCCCGACCGAGCACCTGAATCTGCACGGGCGCCAGCAGCCGCAGCGGGGTGCCCAGGGAGGAGGCGCTGGCGTTCGCCGCACCGACGACGACGAGGCTGGCACCGACACCATCAACCGCCACGGCGTGCCGTAG